In Prochlorococcus marinus CUG1415, the sequence ATTCGATCAGTTACAAAAAAGCCGCCCACTACATTGAAAAGAGCGAATCCAAGAGAAACTGAACCAATAATTAAAAGTGGTAAGTTGCCTTCTGCTTTTACAATTAAAGTCAATGCTGCCAGCATTGTGATTCCTGAAATTGCATTTGCTCCGCTCATTAGAGGTGTGTGAAGAGTAGGAGGAACTTTTCCAATTAACTCAAGGCCTAATAAACTACCAAGTAAAAGGACCCAAAGAAGACTTATAAAAGACATAATTTTAAAAACCTCAATTTTCAAAAACTTTATTTTGAAGGACAACTCCTTCATCGCTTAATAAACAACCAGAAATGAGTTCATCCTCTTTATCTAATTTAATTACACCATCTTTTATAAATGGTGTAATCAAAGATGTTAAGTTCTTAGCATAAAGTGAACTTGCATCGTAAGGAACTGATGAGGGTAATTCGCCAGCCCCTATAAGTTTTACACCATCTTTGATAATAGTTTCATTTGATTTTGTTCCTTCGCAGTTACCTCCTTGAGAAACTGCCAAGTCAATCACTACTGCACCAGACCTCATTTTTTCAATCATTGAAGAGTCTATTAAAACAGGGGCCTTTTTACCTAGAACTTGCGCAGTACAAATAGCAACATCAGCTTCAGATAAATATTTAGTTAAAGTAGCCTTCTGTTTTGAAAGGAATTCAGGTGTTACGGCTTTTGCATAACCTCCTGCCTCTCCTGGCTTTTCGTCCACTTCAGGAAGTTCTATAAATCTTGCTCCTAAGGACTCTGCTTGTTCTTTAACAGCAGGTCTAATATCAGATACAA encodes:
- a CDS encoding NAD(P) transhydrogenase subunit alpha; translation: MSFISLLWVLLLGSLLGLELIGKVPPTLHTPLMSGANAISGITMLAALTLIVKAEGNLPLLIIGSVSLGFALFNVVGGFFVTDRMLAMFSRKPSNKK